GATGATTGATTTTTTGGATTATTATTATAAGATTTATTGCCAAATTTGTTATCCATTTATCCTCCTAACTTCTTAATTTACTTAATTTATTTTATTGTATTATTATTAATATATAAATTATCAATATATAATATATTGTTATGAATTTTTAGATAAATTTTTTGATATTTTTTATCTTAATTTTTATTTTCTGTTTTCATATATTATTAGACTTAAAAGAACTTTTAATTTGTCCGAAAACTTTTCTATATCGTAGCCTATTCCCTTCATACTATTTTTTTCGGATTCATTTATTTTTTTATTTTCCTCAATTTTTCTGGCTGTATGATACCTTAACAGAGCTTTCCATTTTGCATTTTCAAGAATACTTTTTTTATTTTTTAAATTTTTTTCCATTTCAATAAACATTAAAATCTTATAAATATACTGCACTGAAGTAGCGTCATAAATAGACTTATATCCATCATATTTCCCTAAAATCTCTTTTAACTCATCATTTCGCATTGTTGTTTGAAAAATTCTTACTGCGTTTTTTCCGTCCAATTTTTTGGCAGCCGTTAATTCTTCTTCGGCGATATCCGCAATTTTTATGAAAGGGACATCTGGTTTGATTAAAAAAATACTGTAGGATACATGAATATAATCATTGCCGCCGATAAATTCTATAAACGTCTTATTTATTTCCCTCCATAATTCAACTATTTCTTTGTAGTTTCCTATTAAAAATAAATCATCGCCTCCGGAAAATACAGTATAAACATTTTGATATTTATCTTTTATTAATTTTTGAATTTTAAATGTGAAAAAATAATCAATCATTCTAGACAGAGAAATAACTTTCGGAAAATTAATCATATCATTTTTTTTATTTTCTGCGCTATCGTCAGCATCAAAATTTTGATTAGTCTCTTTATTTAAACATTTTTTAAACCCGTTTATAAATATTTGACCCATATTATCAATATCGGCTTTTAAAACACCGAGAAATTCCTTGCCGGATATAATTTGCTCTCCGCTGTTTTTAATGTTTCTGTCCTCATCCGCATTTTTATAATTTTTATTAGTTATATTTAAGGCGGATGCGGCTATATGATAAAAAGTTTTTACAGATCCTTCGTCTATTTTATCCAGCTTATCTTTATACTGGTCTTCTATTTTTTTATATCTGATATCATCAATATCCTCTTTATTAAATACCGGTATGTAATTGACAATACGTTTTTTTGCAATTCCCATAAACTCGTCGTCGTAATCCGTTATATCAAAATAAATATCGTCATTGTTTTTCAAGCCGACGCTTAAAGAATTATTTAAATTATTAATATTTTTATTTCTCAGCGAATCGTTGTTTGTTAATTTTATTGATTGCAATAACCAGTTAATATTATTATTCTTATCCGGGTCGGAATTTATATTCAATTCAATTAGATTTGTTTTTGGAATTTTTTCTCCGTTATCTTTAAATTTTTTACATATATTGCATATATGTAAATCTTCTTCTTTTACATAATTCTGAGCATCGGCGGGATGTTCGCCGCAAATATCGCAAACTTCGTTACCTGCTTTTGATATGCTATTAATGTAATCTTCATATACATATCTGTCATGGATATACCGCAATTTTGCTTCTTCAAATTTTAAACTTAAACCTTTATAAACTGAACTAAATTGTCCAAGCTTAAAATACTCCTCGCCGAAACAGTAAGTTGCAATTATAAATTTTGTTTTGCCGAATGTTAACTGCTCCATTTCTTTTTTTATAGATTGCTTAAATTCATCGATAATATTATCCAGACCGGAGAAATTTTGGGATAAAATAACAAACTTTCCTCCAGCGTTTAATACAATAGAGGAAGGCATTAAATCTAATTTTTTACACAATCTATGCGCTATATTTTCTGTAGCAGTCGATACAAATAAAGACCTTGCTCTAAGTATTTTTGCGACATATTTATTTGAATCGCCTTTTAATGAGAAAATAAAATCCTGTATGCCGGAAAAATCTCCTTGAATTAAACAAAAATTGTTTTTTTCTTCGTTGCTGCTATCTGAGCTAATATAATTATTGTGATTACCGTCACCGCCCTGTTCATCTGATTTCAATTTTCGTTGATTAAGGAGAGCGTTCGCAATAGCTGCGACGGCTATTGAATGGTCTGCCAAAGAACTTTCAGGAGAAGTATTAAAACATGAAGCCGGAACTAGTGAAAAATATTTTTCATTTAAATACATTAAAGAAGTTATATAATTTCTTTCATTAAAATTACTTCCCACAAATATTATTTTTTTTAAATCGTTAATATATCTTTCATATAAGCTTAGATAATGTTTTTCGGCTTCTTGTTTTTCATAATCTTTTAAATTATCGTCAATAATATACGGTTTCGTTTTATAATTTAAGATATCAACATCGTATATTAAAGTGGGCTGTTTTGTTTTATTATAAGTTTTGGCGCCGACATCGGATAAATTTATTTGAGAAAAAATAGGATTTAATCTGCATAACTTATAATTACTTTGTTTTTTGTATATATTTTTATTTTCATCTTTCAAGTCAATGTCAGCGCCGATACTTTTTTTGTTTCGGTCGTCTCTGTCTAAACTGCTTGCTAAATGGTCAGCTTTTTGAAGGATTGATTCAAATCCCGAAAGTTCTTTTTTATGATGAGATGAAGCTAAATCTTTTAAAAAGGGAAATATATCCGGCAAATCGGCATCATCTATTGATTCTGCAGTATGCGCGGCATGAAAATATTGATTATCTACAATATATTGTTCGTTGTCACGGTTTTTGATTATTTTTCCGCTTCTCTGTCTTACTTTACCAACATCATGGAATAGAGAAGCCACAACAATTTTAAAGCTGTCGCTGAAATTATCCATATAATTACCCTATTTATTTTATTTCATAAATTTTAATATATTTATTTTTATTCCCCATCCATTTATTTATATTTTATTTATATTTGTTTTTATTTTTACTCGGGTGGTTCCATTTTATAAATAGCATTTATTACTTTTATATTATCGCTGTTATCTTGAGACACATACAAGATGGGGCTTTGAGATTTCAATGAAAAAAATGTGCCTACAACACTGACTAATTTCTGCCCTCCGGTAATATCATAAGCTATTTCGGTATCATTAATTTCTTTATAATTTTCATAATTTTTAATTTTATTTTTATTAAGTTGTTTACGTTCTTCTTGTATATATTCTTGATAGTATTCTTTTTTAATATCTTCTTCTATCTCCTCAAATATCTCGGAAAGTTCGGTAAAATTTTCAAAATCATTTAATTTTCTTTTAATTATTTTAATACCATCTTTAGCGTCAGAATTGTTATTAGAGAAAAAAATCTTAATCAATTTTTCTAGTTTGTCTAATTGGAGGTACGAGCCCTGTTTATTTTTATTATCGTCATTATTATAATTGCCGCTATTATCTGCATTAATGCTGCTTTTTTGAAATTTATTATCTGCATTGTTTACTGCGTTCTGTGCATTACATGTACCCAATAAAATAACATACCTTAAGCAATTTGGGTGCTTAGTTTGAT
This genomic stretch from Candidatus Acididesulfobacter guangdongensis harbors:
- the cas10 gene encoding type III-A CRISPR-associated protein Cas10/Csm1 → MDNFSDSFKIVVASLFHDVGKVRQRSGKIIKNRDNEQYIVDNQYFHAAHTAESIDDADLPDIFPFLKDLASSHHKKELSGFESILQKADHLASSLDRDDRNKKSIGADIDLKDENKNIYKKQSNYKLCRLNPIFSQINLSDVGAKTYNKTKQPTLIYDVDILNYKTKPYIIDDNLKDYEKQEAEKHYLSLYERYINDLKKIIFVGSNFNERNYITSLMYLNEKYFSLVPASCFNTSPESSLADHSIAVAAIANALLNQRKLKSDEQGGDGNHNNYISSDSSNEEKNNFCLIQGDFSGIQDFIFSLKGDSNKYVAKILRARSLFVSTATENIAHRLCKKLDLMPSSIVLNAGGKFVILSQNFSGLDNIIDEFKQSIKKEMEQLTFGKTKFIIATYCFGEEYFKLGQFSSVYKGLSLKFEEAKLRYIHDRYVYEDYINSISKAGNEVCDICGEHPADAQNYVKEEDLHICNICKKFKDNGEKIPKTNLIELNINSDPDKNNNINWLLQSIKLTNNDSLRNKNINNLNNSLSVGLKNNDDIYFDITDYDDEFMGIAKKRIVNYIPVFNKEDIDDIRYKKIEDQYKDKLDKIDEGSVKTFYHIAASALNITNKNYKNADEDRNIKNSGEQIISGKEFLGVLKADIDNMGQIFINGFKKCLNKETNQNFDADDSAENKKNDMINFPKVISLSRMIDYFFTFKIQKLIKDKYQNVYTVFSGGDDLFLIGNYKEIVELWREINKTFIEFIGGNDYIHVSYSIFLIKPDVPFIKIADIAEEELTAAKKLDGKNAVRIFQTTMRNDELKEILGKYDGYKSIYDATSVQYIYKILMFIEMEKNLKNKKSILENAKWKALLRYHTARKIEENKKINESEKNSMKGIGYDIEKFSDKLKVLLSLIIYENRK